The following are encoded together in the Scomber japonicus isolate fScoJap1 chromosome 20, fScoJap1.pri, whole genome shotgun sequence genome:
- the cdc42ep4b gene encoding cdc42 effector protein 4: MPILKQLVNNSNQSKRRSRVDLTAEMISAPLGDFRHTMHVGRGGDAFGDTSFLSTRSGEPPREPEPKQGSPGQKQGLLSRTFRSSKRSQSVNRGDKYDYNMAPSGGSSSYVKNAISLPYLNDEDTNRGSQMPKSVSSSPMKKLMEVDTKPVNGAAAMATLDAEFDERNFGELTDLPPSMPKGGGMKHAESMMSFHIDLGPSMLGDILSVMEKKGWEEDDLGYEEGKGSEGRGSPSHIPHIDDEEEEQAPARPPRSMYQQKAMVDPYTPELRTRNNHHNLDSCSVSSSGSATEEKRQYHLHDGDTDSAKYSSPRGDEDRDFTFMDEDDDEIRV; this comes from the coding sequence ATGCCTATTCTCAAGCAGCTGGTGAACAACTCTAACCAGTCGAAGCGACGGTCTCGAGTTGACCTGACTGCAGAGATGATCAGCGCCCCATTGGGAGATTTCCGCCACACCATGCACGTGGGCCGGGGAGGCGATGCCTTCGGGGACACTTCGTTTCTTAGCACGCGATCAGGCGAACCTCCCAGAGAGCCAGAACCGAAGCAGGGCTCCCCGGGCCAAAAACAAGGGCTACTGTCCCGCACTTTCAGAAGCAGCAAGCGCTCTCAGTCAGTTAATCGGGGAGACAAGTATGACTACAAtatggctccatctggtggttcATCCAGTTATGTGAAAAACGCCATATCCCTGCCTTACCTAAATGATGAGGATACTAACAGAGGCAGCCAGATGCCAAAGAGCGTGTCCTCTAGTCCCATGAAAAAGCTGATGGAGGTCGACACCAAGCCAGTAAATGGAGCAGCAGCAATGGCGACATTGGATGCAGAGTTTGACGAACGTAATTTTGGCGAACTTACAGATTTGCCCCCATCTATGCCTAAGGGAGGTGGGATGAAGCATGCCGAATCTATGATGTCCTTCCACATTGACTTGGGGCCCTCTATGCTCGGGGATATCTTGAGCGTGATGGAAAAGAAAGGCTGGGAGGAAGACGACTTGGGCTATGAGGAGGGCAAAGGTAGCGAGGGCCGTGGGTCCCCCTCCCACATTCCCCATatagatgatgaggaggaggagcaggccCCTGCAAGGCCACCTCGCAGTATGTACCAACAGAAGGCCATGGTGGATCCCTACACCCCAGAGCTACGCACCAGGAACAACCACCACAACCTGGATAGCTGCTCTGTGTCGAGCTCCGGCTCAGCCACTGAAGAGAAACGTCAGTACCACCTCCATGATGGTGATACGGACAGTGCAAAGTACAGTTCCCCTCGTGGAGACGAAGACAGAGATTTCACTTTCatggatgaggatgatgatgagattCGAGTGTAA